The Eleginops maclovinus isolate JMC-PN-2008 ecotype Puerto Natales chromosome 6, JC_Emac_rtc_rv5, whole genome shotgun sequence DNA segment ATTAAATCAGTAAGAGAAGTCAAACTGCTTAGAGAGGACACGGTGGTCAATCTGTTGCCTTTAAGATTCAGTTCCTTTAAATTTTGGGCATTGAATCCAAACAATTTACCGCTGAAGGCCGTGAGAAGGTTCCCTCGGAGGTTCAGGACCTTCAGGTTGGTTAACATGGAGAAGGTATCATCAGCAAGTTCTGATATGTTATTCCCTTCCAAGTGAAGCTCTTTCAGCTTTGAAATATTGTAGAACAAGTCAGTTGTAAGATTGCTGATGAGGTTGTTGTTCAGTTTCAGGATCTCCAGTTTCGCTGGGCCAGAAAAAGTTTCCCTTTTCACGTCTTGAATCTTATTTTGGGACAAATCCAAGACCCGTAGATTGTGGAGGTTCAGCAGAAGGAAAGAAGGCAGATTTGATATGACGTTGCCCTTCATCTGCAGAGTTTCTAGGTTTTTAAGAGAGTCGAACATGCCAGGGAGCACGGTCTTGAATATGTTGAAGTTGAGCATCAGTTTAGTCAGGATTCCCTGCTTGGAAAAAGTCCCCAGATATAAATACTCCAGCCAGGGGTTCCCACTGAtctccagctcctgcagctcAGTCAAATGCTCGAAAGCCTGAGAGTGAATACTCCGCAGGGCATTACTGAGGAAGATGAGTTTGGTGAGTTGGGGGCTCTCCTCTAAAGTTCGGGCGAACAGGTACGATACGGTTGATCTGATCAAGATAAACTCCTTAACTTGCCTGGACATGTTCTTCGGTAAAGAAGACATCCGTTCTTCTGCACACAGAATTTGGACTGAATTGAAACACTGGCAGTTGTACGGACACGAGGTTTGTAACTGTGTGTTGCCTTTATGGCAGAGAAGCAGCACCAGGAGCAGAAGCAGTCCCAAAACTTTGTCCATTTTTCACTGTGGAAACATGGAGGATGTTTCTATGAATTAACAGAAAGTCAATGCTTTGATATAAGGATATATATGTGCTGCATCTTCACAAAGAGTTCTCTATTCAAATATATGAAATCAAACATACCTTTGGGTTATAGGGATCCTGTAGCATTGACACAGAAATGTCCCTGTCGATCTACAAGCCAGCTGACACAAAGTGCACACAGCAACACAAGAGAATGAGGCAAGAGGAAAACCTTTGGTCAGCAGCCGGCTACTGACATGCTTCCATTAGCTCacagcaacaaataaaaaaagtggaCCTGTAATACAACATTTTCAGTAATGCAAATCAGCggacagaggaggaaataatgactgaaagtatttttatttgttgctttaaatagaggatttttgtctttttaatgtctgtttcaGCAGAGGTCTGTCAGAGATTAGTCAATATTTaccaaagcaaaacaaatagaTCCGACAGGAAATGTTCCGTCGTCACTCTTTCCAGCTTTTGTCTACTAGTTAGGAAATAACAAATACTACTATAAGTAGTGCTACGAATACTAGTAATTATATTtcttgtaaaagaaaaaatgtgccTCAAAAGACTCTGAATAACataaacaaaccattttttatCAGAATCAGTTTACCAAGTAGGTTTGCTGCAAGAGCTACAAGAAGAATAcgtaaccaaaacaaaaatgctaaGAATATTGcaacaaatataacaatatttacacaaaatatagtTACGTAGGAAACTGAgtgcaataaaatgtaataaaatatgacaataatATATACTATATTAAAAGTGGAGAGCTATGCTGATTTAGAAAAGATGTGGCATGGAGCAGAAATGGGCAACATGTGCAGGATTTACAATATTCAAAATAACAAGATATTGTTCGCATGAtgtgatgtgcattaatgtaatgcatcgTGTTTTTCTGAGGTGGATAATAGTCAGTCATTTTATATGGAAAAAATTACAGCTTGACCCttttaaatgatcaataaaACACGTTATTGCATGGCCTAGTCTCCtgtttctgattggtcaatttgagCCTCCAAGAGGTTGTTTGCTGGAGGAAAAACCTGTGTGTTCTCCTTGTCTTCtctaaaaaaggagaaaacacCATGTGTCAGGAGGAATAAGGGGCTATGTGCAGTCCtatcaatctgcagaaagaagtccggcAAATATAATGTCAGATGTGGATAACAAACAATATTATTTGCCGTTTGAAACCCTGGTGTCAAGGCAAAGTTTTTATATCAAATTGATGTATTACATGTCTGATATATGtgatatgtaatgtaaagcgctttgagcacTTGTAAAAGtgctaaaataaatgcaatgaattattattattattattattattattattattattattattattattattattattattattattattgtctaAAGAATCTTTCCAAACCCAGGGTGCTTGGATCATttcttataatataataattgtatttgttgttataAATAGTATCTACAAAAATAAGAAGCTATCTCATCACTTGTTCAAAAATGCACTCTTATCAAAGGATAAATTGTACACAttcacaataacacatttatggtaatataatttatatttattactaAATTCGATCACTGAAAGTTTCTATAATCTCTTTCAGGTTGGAGTATGATTCTCATTATTTGAAGTATTAAAAtaccatatttatttatgtaatgaattatttttttacttgtattttcttattatgctgttattttggttttctgttaaatatttctaattcagaaatcctttattcatcCGCCGCTTTGGAGATTTAGCAAAGGTACAACACAGATGAAAAGCTTAAAAAGAGTagacttaaatataaaataaagaggcAAGCACACAATAaggaaaattaaaaagaaaacataggAAACatacatggtaaaaaaaaaactaaaacagtattttaattaAGTGAATGTTTTCATTTAGGATTTCACAAGTATTGAAGGAGCTGGTAACATTAgcaaatttcaaataaattgaaaataattgttatttcAATTCTAAccaattgttttaatattgtatatAGTTATTGTCATTCAGGACGCCCTTGAAAACAAGATGGTAGATCCAAAGGAATTAATCCTAATACAAAAAATCGCAACAACAGTAATTCTGTTTTTGAGTGCTGTGGATTTTTTCCTGGAGATTTAAGTTTTAGGAGCAGTTGCAGTCTTGCAGAGAGCCTCACCTCCACCAGGTGTCCACCCGTTCCTCCTGACCTCAGGTGATGCATTCCTagaccctccctctcttctgAGGTGTTTCCCTGAGGATGCAAAAGTAGACACAACTGTTTGAAATCACATCCACCAGCCCATACACCCAGGACAGGAACTACATCAACAAAGCATTGGGAACTGTTCCATCTCTTGGAACTTATTcaatttctatacatttttctGACGTCAAACGATGGCCAATGCAGGGATACAGCTCCTGGGCTTCACGCTGGCCTTCCTGGGCTTCATCGGCTCGATAGCATCCACGATCATGGTGGAGTGGAAGGCTTCGTCGTATGCAGGAGACAACATCATTACAGCTCAGGCCATGTATGAAGGGCTGTGGAAGAGCTGTGTGTCACAGAGCACCGGTCAGGTTCAATGCAAAGTGTACGATTCACTTCTCCAACTGCCAGGTAATGTGCTTGCACACATCAAGTTTTTACTACAATGTCCTCAGACTTTAAAGTCCATGAGGCACACAAAtatctgcatttatttttagcagAATAGCGTAGTGAGCATGCATCAATTATCCGTAATCCAGGCCAAAATCTATTTCTAAATGTGGGCGTGGAAGGAAAATTCGTAATTAGATCAAATAAAACTTGCTTTTTTCAAGCTAAATACATCTTTCATAATGCTGATTTGAAATGATGAATTAATGAAATGTCTCATTTGTAGTACTTGACGTTAAACGGGAATGTGTAAATATCTGTGGTCATTCAAAGCTCCCTGCGTGTTTCAGAAagctctgtcctctctctgtaagGCTGTCTGCATGCAGAGACATGTCAGTCAAATACCAGGTGCAGGCTTATCAAAACCAAGCATCCTTTACTTTGAAATctattcaaaaggaaaatatgctGTTGGTTTTTGGTATAAAATGCTAATGGcctgattttaaaagaaaatacattttaaagaaaaaagattttaaagaaagaataaatcCAACTTGTGACTTTCAAAGGTTTTATAAAATGAAAGTCAGATtaagtacaacatttatttttaaaatgtattataatagtTAGTTCATTTATGAGTTCAAAATCAGAAATCCGTCAACATGTGGCCTTAACCCTTCTTCGGTCAAAGCCAAAAGAAACTCATAAGCTGCAACattgaatgaaataaatggattctgtgtctgtagggATTGTGCTGGGCACCCGAGGGCTGATGTTGGCCTCCATCATCTTTAGCCTCATTTCTATCTTGGTGGACGTGGTGGGCATGAGGTGCACCACCTGCATGGCAGATCACCCAGAGCAGAAAGACAAAGTGGCTCTAGCTGGGGGTGTCATCTTCATTATCGCTGGTGAGAATCCATTCAGTTCAGACACAGACATGCAATGAAAAGATACACACTGCTGTAACATCATCTATCTGGTGTTGAGATTTTCTGCACTAAGATGTTGCCCCACACTATTGTATGCTGTACTTTGACCACTCTAATGCAAACAAATGTAACGTTATCTTGCTCCTTTTGAGATGAACACAATTCATTAAACATTTCTTGTACAACAGTCCTGCAATTTTTGACCTGCGACAATATGAAATGTGCTTCTGCTCACGACTTTTCAGGTCTGCTTGCGCTTGTGGGAGCATCTTGGTATGGACACAGAATAGCCCAGGAGTTTTACAACCCATTCACTCCCACTAATTCCAGGTGAGGTCGCCTTCTCTGGCTCTTTAATCTGGAATCCACACTAATTATCACTGTGGCTCTGTGTAATGACACAGATAACACCACACAAGTTATCAACTGTCAAGATGTTTACTTGGTAGTACTAAAATACCAAGGTATTATCAGTCTGTACTAATTGTGAACGGTAAAAGCATATGCTGAGAGCGAGCCTCAGTCACTGCACTGCAGCCTGCAAAGAAAAAGCCCAGCACACAACCCCATGTATTGTTTTACAATACTTTTTTTGGACAGAGCCAAGCTTGTTGTTCCCAGTCTTGacatgtagagagagagagagagagagagagagagagagagagagagagagagagagagagagagagagagagagagagagagagagaggtagaccTATCATTCTAACTATCTGACTCTCAGCAATGATGTCAAGCAGATGGTCacaaaagtttgaactttagtGCTCATTAGTCACATAGTCACATTTAAGACACGTATCACTTATTTCTTTGTGGTTTGCTTCAGTTATGGTTAGTTAAGAACAACATTAAAACTTCCCAGTAGAAATATATGAAAGATTTAAAATGCCCTAAGGAAAACAAATTACTTTAAGTATATGCATTAACTGTGTCataattcagtaaaaaaaaaaaagcactacGCCACTGACATATTATGTTCAGCTTGTACTCAGACTTGTATTGTTTGCTggttcaaatataaaaaactaaaataaaaagtcttcTCTGTCTTTTCCACATAAGTATCTGTGTGTTATGTGACTAATCAACAGGTATGAGTTTGGGAGTGCGCTGTATGTTGGATGGGGAGCTGCCTGCCTCACCATGACAGGAGGAGGCTTCCTCTGCTGTAACTGCTCTGGGGAGGGT contains these protein-coding regions:
- the zgc:153913 gene encoding carboxypeptidase N subunit 2; the encoded protein is MDKVLGLLLLLVLLLCHKGNTQLQTSCPYNCQCFNSVQILCAEERMSSLPKNMSRQVKEFILIRSTVSYLFARTLEESPQLTKLIFLSNALRSIHSQAFEHLTELQELEISGNPWLEYLYLGTFSKQGILTKLMLNFNIFKTVLPGMFDSLKNLETLQMKGNVISNLPSFLLLNLHNLRVLDLSQNKIQDVKRETFSGPAKLEILKLNNNLISNLTTDLFYNISKLKELHLEGNNISELADDTFSMLTNLKVLNLRGNLLTAFSGKLFGFNAQNLKELNLKGNRLTTVSSLSSLTSLTDLILSSNQLSDLPGDTFGNVTALENLDLSENQLTLLPETVFNGLFGIKAIHLHKNNLSRVDPNLFEDQLLIQQLYLSDNQLESLPLGLLDPFVIQHTVRLHRNPWKCDCHMWYLHDWVLRNGRDVEMLDRMLCASPGFLRRRAVVSIDKDQLVCEVSRDAMPDLSRCRVQESGDTVIVNCKVDKCSPLTVRMQFQEDDGSITEHYLKNESRCSNSTVIDIDIY
- the cldn1 gene encoding claudin-1; amino-acid sequence: MANAGIQLLGFTLAFLGFIGSIASTIMVEWKASSYAGDNIITAQAMYEGLWKSCVSQSTGQVQCKVYDSLLQLPGIVLGTRGLMLASIIFSLISILVDVVGMRCTTCMADHPEQKDKVALAGGVIFIIAGLLALVGASWYGHRIAQEFYNPFTPTNSRYEFGSALYVGWGAACLTMTGGGFLCCNCSGEGSGKAPRYPAAHSSGQPGRDYV